The Streptomyces sp. HSG2 genome has a segment encoding these proteins:
- a CDS encoding aldehyde dehydrogenase family protein, with amino-acid sequence MSDPRLSVLKTYKLYVGGKFPRSESGRVYEVTDSEDHWLANAPLASRKDARDAVVAARRAFGGWSGASAYNRGQVLYRVAEMLEGRREQYVREVAKAEGLADSEASAEVDAAIDRWIWYAGWTDKIAQVRGGSNPVAGPFLNLSSPEPTGVVAVVAPRESSLLGLVSVVAPVIATGNTAVVVASERAPLPALSLGEVLATSDLPGGVVNVLSGRAAELAAPLAAHQDVNAIDLTGADAELARDLEVSAADNLKRVLRPRSTEDWSRTPGTERMTAFLETKTVWHPTGSLGASGSSY; translated from the coding sequence ATGTCTGACCCGCGACTGAGTGTCCTGAAGACCTACAAGCTGTACGTCGGCGGGAAGTTCCCGCGTTCGGAGAGCGGCCGAGTGTACGAGGTGACGGACTCCGAGGACCACTGGCTGGCCAACGCGCCACTCGCCTCGCGCAAGGACGCCCGCGACGCGGTCGTCGCCGCGCGGAGGGCGTTCGGCGGCTGGTCCGGCGCGAGCGCCTACAACCGCGGCCAGGTGCTGTACCGCGTCGCGGAGATGCTGGAGGGCCGCCGCGAGCAGTACGTCCGCGAGGTCGCCAAGGCCGAGGGACTCGCCGACTCCGAGGCCTCCGCCGAGGTCGACGCGGCCATCGACCGCTGGATCTGGTACGCGGGGTGGACCGACAAGATCGCCCAGGTGAGGGGCGGCTCCAACCCGGTCGCCGGCCCCTTCCTCAACCTCTCCTCCCCCGAACCGACCGGCGTGGTCGCGGTGGTGGCCCCCCGGGAGTCGTCCCTCCTGGGACTCGTCTCGGTCGTCGCCCCGGTGATCGCCACCGGCAACACCGCCGTCGTGGTGGCGAGCGAGCGCGCTCCGCTCCCGGCCCTCTCCCTCGGCGAGGTCCTGGCGACCTCGGACCTCCCCGGTGGCGTGGTCAACGTCCTCTCCGGGCGCGCGGCGGAACTCGCCGCGCCGCTCGCCGCCCATCAGGACGTCAACGCCATCGACCTCACGGGAGCCGACGCGGAACTCGCCAGGGACCTGGAGGTCTCCGCGGCCGACAACCTCAAGCGGGTGCTGCGCCCCCGATCGACCGAGGACTGGTCGCGGACGCCCGGCACGGAGCGGATGACGGCCTTCCTGGAGACCAAGACGGTCTGGCACCCCACCGGCTCGCTGGGCGCCTCCGGTTCCTCCTACTGA
- a CDS encoding aldehyde dehydrogenase family protein, with product MTTDKQTNAFAYAPAPESRSVVDIAPSYGLFVDGEFRESTGGRTFATVDPSTGEVLSEVADGTEEDVDQAVRAARAAFGTWSALPGAERAKYLFRIARIIQERAREFAVLETLDNGKPIRETRDADLPLVAAHFFYHAGWADKLEHAGFGPHPRPLGVAGQVIPWNFPLLMLAWKVAPALATGNTVVLKPAETTPLSALFFADVCRRAGLPRGVVNIVTGHGATGAALVAHPGVDKVAFTGSTAVGKEIARTVAGTGKKLTLELGGKGANIVFDDAPIDQAVEGIVDGIFFNQGQVCCAGSRLLVQESIRDELLDRLKRRLSALRLGDPMDKNTDIGAINSAEQLARITALAERGEAEGAERWSPECELPARGFWFPPTLFTGVTQAHTVAREEIFGPVLSVLTFRTPDEAVAKANNTPYGLSAGIWTEKGSRVLAVANKLRAGVVWSNTFNKFDPTSPFGGYKESGFGREGGRHGLEAYLDV from the coding sequence ATGACCACGGACAAGCAGACGAACGCCTTCGCCTACGCGCCGGCACCGGAGTCCCGCTCCGTCGTCGACATCGCCCCCTCCTACGGCCTCTTCGTCGACGGCGAGTTCCGCGAGTCGACCGGCGGACGGACGTTCGCGACGGTGGACCCGTCCACCGGGGAGGTGCTCTCCGAGGTCGCCGACGGGACCGAGGAGGACGTGGACCAGGCCGTCCGGGCCGCCAGGGCGGCCTTCGGGACCTGGTCGGCGCTGCCAGGCGCCGAGCGCGCCAAGTACCTGTTCCGGATCGCGCGGATCATCCAGGAGCGCGCCCGCGAGTTCGCCGTCCTGGAGACGTTGGACAACGGCAAGCCCATCCGCGAGACGCGGGACGCGGACCTGCCCCTGGTCGCCGCGCACTTCTTCTACCACGCCGGGTGGGCGGACAAGCTGGAGCACGCCGGGTTCGGCCCGCACCCGAGGCCGCTGGGCGTCGCGGGTCAGGTCATCCCCTGGAACTTCCCGCTCCTGATGCTCGCCTGGAAGGTCGCCCCCGCGTTGGCCACCGGCAACACGGTGGTCCTCAAACCGGCCGAGACCACCCCGCTGTCCGCCCTGTTCTTCGCGGACGTCTGCCGCCGGGCCGGCCTTCCCCGAGGCGTCGTCAACATCGTGACCGGCCACGGCGCCACCGGCGCCGCGCTGGTGGCCCACCCGGGCGTCGACAAGGTCGCGTTCACCGGTTCCACGGCCGTGGGCAAGGAGATCGCCCGCACGGTGGCGGGCACCGGGAAGAAGCTCACCCTGGAACTCGGCGGCAAGGGCGCCAACATCGTCTTCGACGACGCGCCGATCGACCAGGCCGTCGAGGGGATCGTGGACGGCATCTTCTTCAACCAGGGCCAGGTCTGCTGCGCCGGCAGCCGTCTGCTGGTACAGGAGTCGATCCGAGACGAGTTGCTGGACCGCCTCAAGCGCCGGCTGTCGGCGCTGCGCCTGGGCGATCCGATGGACAAGAACACCGACATCGGCGCGATCAACTCCGCCGAGCAGCTGGCCCGGATCACCGCGCTCGCCGAGCGGGGCGAGGCCGAGGGCGCCGAGCGCTGGTCGCCGGAGTGCGAGCTGCCCGCGCGCGGCTTCTGGTTCCCGCCCACGCTCTTCACCGGCGTGACGCAGGCGCACACCGTCGCCCGCGAGGAGATCTTCGGCCCGGTGCTGTCGGTCCTCACCTTCCGTACCCCGGACGAGGCGGTCGCCAAGGCCAACAACACCCCGTACGGGCTTTCGGCGGGCATCTGGACCGAGAAGGGGTCGCGCGTCCTCGCGGTCGCGAACAAGCTTCGCGCGGGCGTCGTCTGGTCCAACACGTTCAACAAGTTCGATCCGACCTCGCCGTTCGGCGGCTACAAGGAGTCGGGCTTCGGCCGCGAGGGCGGCCGGCACGGCCTGGAGGCATACCTCGATGTCTGA
- the deoC gene encoding deoxyribose-phosphate aldolase: MPTPAPDAPGTADAPARGFPGVAASDSTLRRFLHGLPGVDAVGLEARAASLGTRSIKANAKAFALDLAISMVDLTTLEGADTPDKVRALGAKAVHPDPTDRSAPGAAAVCVYPDMVAAAREAVAGSTVKVASVATAFPAGRAPLTIKLADVREAVAAGADEIDMVIDRGAFLSGHYLKVYEEIVAVREVCGPDARLKVIFETGELSTYDNIRRAGWLAMIAGADFVKTSTGKVAVNATPANTLLMLEAVRDFRKATGIQVGVKPAGGIRTAKDAIKFLVLVNETAGADWLDNHWFRFGASSLLNDLLMQRQKLATGRYSGPDYVTVD; encoded by the coding sequence ATGCCCACCCCTGCACCAGACGCACCCGGTACCGCCGACGCGCCCGCGCGAGGATTTCCGGGCGTCGCAGCGTCGGACAGCACGCTGCGCCGCTTCCTGCACGGGCTGCCCGGTGTCGACGCGGTCGGCCTGGAGGCTCGCGCCGCCTCCCTCGGTACCCGTTCCATCAAGGCGAACGCCAAGGCCTTCGCCCTCGACCTGGCCATCTCCATGGTCGACCTGACCACGCTGGAGGGAGCGGACACGCCGGACAAGGTCCGGGCGCTCGGCGCCAAGGCGGTCCACCCGGACCCGACCGATCGTTCCGCGCCCGGCGCGGCGGCGGTCTGCGTGTACCCCGACATGGTGGCGGCGGCCCGGGAGGCGGTGGCGGGGTCCACCGTCAAGGTCGCCTCCGTCGCCACCGCCTTCCCCGCGGGCCGCGCCCCCCTGACGATCAAGCTCGCCGACGTCCGGGAGGCCGTGGCCGCCGGCGCCGACGAGATCGACATGGTCATCGACCGCGGAGCCTTCCTCTCGGGGCACTATCTGAAGGTGTACGAGGAGATCGTCGCGGTCCGGGAGGTCTGCGGACCGGACGCCCGCCTGAAGGTCATCTTCGAGACCGGCGAGCTGTCGACCTACGACAACATCCGTCGTGCCGGCTGGCTCGCCATGATCGCGGGCGCGGACTTCGTCAAGACGTCCACGGGCAAGGTCGCGGTGAACGCCACCCCGGCCAACACCCTGCTGATGCTGGAGGCCGTCCGGGACTTCCGGAAGGCGACCGGGATCCAGGTCGGGGTCAAGCCCGCCGGCGGCATCCGCACCGCCAAGGACGCGATCAAGTTCCTGGTCCTGGTCAACGAGACCGCGGGCGCGGACTGGCTGGACAACCACTGGTTCCGCTTCGGCGCCTCCTCGCTCCTGAACGACCTGCTGATGCAGCGCCAGAAGCTGGCCACCGGCCGGTACTCCGGCCCCGACTACGTGACGGTGGACTGA
- a CDS encoding PH domain-containing protein, with the protein MTTPEHQPPSPSPSRPGVRDRIYRSPAAILGGVLMLILALWLGVDAMVDGAGRTPWLAVAVLLLVVPPVTAYTLRPAVFAGEDRLRVRNPLRVIELPWGRVEMLRAGYSNEVTTTSGTTYQLWAIPVSLRARKRAARQEARRAADGPGASGRRRRGSDGPEGIAAGAVAGLGAPEPAPFRAPSDKIMDELREIHRARGRAAGAQGTVAVRWAYEIIVPMAAGAVLLPVVLLALD; encoded by the coding sequence ATGACCACCCCGGAGCACCAGCCGCCCTCGCCGTCACCCTCTCGCCCGGGGGTCAGGGACCGGATCTACCGCTCGCCCGCCGCCATCCTCGGCGGGGTCCTGATGCTGATCCTTGCTCTGTGGCTGGGCGTGGACGCGATGGTCGACGGGGCGGGGCGCACCCCGTGGCTGGCGGTCGCGGTGCTGCTGTTGGTGGTTCCCCCGGTGACCGCCTACACCCTGCGTCCGGCGGTCTTCGCCGGGGAGGACCGGCTCCGGGTGCGCAATCCGCTGCGGGTGATCGAGCTGCCGTGGGGGCGGGTCGAGATGTTGCGCGCCGGATACTCCAACGAGGTGACGACCACCTCCGGGACCACCTACCAGCTGTGGGCCATCCCGGTGTCCTTGCGCGCCCGCAAGCGCGCCGCCCGTCAGGAGGCGCGCCGCGCCGCGGACGGCCCGGGGGCGTCCGGGCGTCGACGCCGCGGGTCCGACGGGCCGGAGGGGATCGCGGCCGGCGCCGTGGCCGGACTCGGGGCCCCGGAGCCCGCGCCGTTCCGGGCGCCGAGCGACAAGATCATGGACGAGCTCCGGGAGATCCACCGGGCGCGCGGACGGGCGGCCGGCGCGCAGGGCACGGTGGCGGTCCGCTGGGCCTACGAGATCATCGTGCCGATGGCCGCGGGCGCGGTGTTGCTGCCGGTGGTCCTGCTGGCGCTGGACTGA
- a CDS encoding phospho-sugar mutase: MHADLIARARAWLAEDPDPETREELARLIADEDHTELADRFAGTLRFGTAGLRGELGAGPTRMNRSVVIRAAAGLAAYLRKRGHGDGLVVIGYDARHKSADFARDTAAVVTGAGLRAALLPRPLPTPVLAFAVRHLGAVAGVEVTASHNPPRDNGYKVYLGDGSQIVPPADSDIAAEIDAVPALDFVPRPDTGWDVLDDDVLHAYLARTDAVLAPNSPRTARTVYTPMHGVGKDTLLSAFARAGFPPPRVVAEQAEPDPDFPTVAFPNPEEPGAMDLAFATARALTPAPDLIIANDPDADRCAVAVQDGGEWRTLRGDEVGSLLAAHLVARGARGTFAESIVSSSLLGSIAREAGLPHVETLTGFKWIARADGLRYGYEEALGYCVDPDGVRDKDGITAALLVTELASVLKRDGRTLLDLLDDLAVTHGVHATDQLSVRVRDLSVIADAMRRLREEPPTRLAGLPITEAEDLARGTGGLPPTDGLRYTLDGARVIVRPSGTEPKLKCYLEVVVPVATRGELADARARAADVLEALKRDLASAAGI; this comes from the coding sequence GTGCACGCCGACCTCATCGCCCGGGCCCGCGCATGGCTGGCGGAGGACCCCGACCCGGAGACCCGCGAGGAACTCGCCCGGCTGATCGCCGACGAGGACCACACCGAACTCGCCGACCGCTTCGCCGGCACCCTGCGGTTCGGCACCGCAGGACTGCGGGGCGAGCTGGGCGCGGGCCCGACCCGCATGAACCGGTCCGTCGTGATCCGCGCCGCCGCCGGCCTCGCCGCGTACCTCCGGAAGCGGGGACACGGCGACGGCCTCGTGGTCATCGGCTACGACGCCCGGCACAAGTCCGCCGACTTCGCGCGTGACACCGCCGCCGTCGTGACCGGCGCCGGCCTGCGCGCGGCGCTCCTCCCCCGACCGCTGCCCACCCCCGTCCTCGCCTTCGCCGTCCGCCACCTCGGGGCCGTGGCCGGGGTGGAGGTCACCGCGAGCCACAACCCGCCCCGGGACAACGGCTACAAGGTGTACCTCGGGGACGGCTCGCAGATCGTGCCGCCCGCCGACAGCGACATCGCCGCCGAGATCGACGCCGTCCCGGCGCTCGACTTCGTTCCCCGGCCCGACACCGGCTGGGACGTCCTGGACGACGACGTCCTCCACGCGTACCTGGCGCGGACCGACGCCGTCCTGGCGCCGAACTCCCCCCGCACCGCCCGGACCGTCTACACGCCGATGCACGGGGTCGGCAAGGACACGCTGCTCTCGGCCTTCGCGCGCGCGGGCTTCCCGCCCCCGAGGGTCGTCGCCGAGCAGGCCGAACCGGACCCGGACTTCCCCACGGTCGCCTTCCCCAACCCGGAGGAACCGGGCGCCATGGACCTGGCCTTCGCCACCGCCCGCGCCCTCACGCCCGCGCCGGACCTGATCATCGCCAACGACCCGGACGCCGACCGCTGCGCCGTCGCGGTCCAGGACGGCGGCGAGTGGCGGACGCTCCGCGGCGACGAGGTCGGCTCCCTCCTCGCCGCCCACCTGGTGGCCCGAGGCGCCCGGGGCACCTTCGCCGAGTCGATCGTCTCCTCCTCCCTCCTGGGCTCCATCGCCCGCGAGGCGGGGCTCCCGCACGTGGAGACCCTCACCGGGTTCAAGTGGATCGCCCGCGCCGACGGCCTGCGCTACGGCTACGAGGAAGCGCTCGGCTACTGCGTCGACCCGGACGGAGTCCGCGACAAGGACGGGATCACCGCGGCGCTTCTCGTCACGGAACTGGCCTCGGTGCTCAAGCGCGACGGCCGCACCCTGCTCGATCTCCTGGACGACCTGGCCGTCACGCACGGCGTGCACGCCACCGACCAGCTCTCGGTACGCGTGCGGGACCTCTCGGTGATCGCCGACGCCATGCGCCGACTGCGCGAGGAACCCCCCACCCGCCTCGCGGGCCTGCCGATCACCGAGGCGGAGGATCTCGCCCGAGGCACGGGCGGGCTGCCACCCACCGACGGCCTGCGCTACACCCTGGACGGCGCCCGGGTGATCGTCCGCCCCAGCGGCACCGAACCCAAGCTGAAGTGCTACCTGGAAGTCGTCGTCCCGGTCGCGACCCGCGGCGAACTCGCCGACGCGCGGGCGCGGGCGGCCGACGTCCTGGAGGCGCTCAAGCGCGACCTCGCGAGCGCCGCGGGGATCTGA
- a CDS encoding purine-nucleoside phosphorylase, translated as MNASLLPDDIQGDPYAAADAAAARLRELTGAAAHDVALVMGSGWAPAVEALGAPEAEFRVTELPGFPKPAVRGHGGTIRSYSVGGKRALVFLGRTHYYEGHGVAPVAHGVRTAVAAGAKTVILTNGCGGLREGMRPGQPILISDHLNLTAASPIVGANFVDLTDLYSPRLRALCKEVEPSLEEGVYAQFPGPHYETPAEIRMARVIGADLVGMSTVLEAIAAREAGAEVLGISLVTNLAAGMTGEPLDHEEVLQAGRDSATRMGELLTRVLGRL; from the coding sequence GTGAACGCATCTCTTCTTCCCGACGACATCCAGGGCGACCCCTACGCCGCCGCCGACGCCGCCGCGGCCCGCCTGCGCGAACTCACCGGCGCCGCCGCTCACGACGTCGCCCTGGTGATGGGCTCCGGCTGGGCCCCGGCCGTGGAGGCGCTGGGCGCCCCCGAGGCGGAGTTCCGGGTCACCGAACTGCCGGGCTTCCCCAAGCCCGCGGTGCGGGGCCACGGCGGCACCATCCGGTCGTACTCCGTCGGGGGCAAGCGCGCGCTGGTCTTCCTGGGCCGCACCCACTACTACGAGGGCCACGGGGTGGCGCCGGTCGCCCACGGCGTGCGCACCGCCGTCGCCGCCGGCGCCAAGACCGTCATCTTGACCAACGGCTGCGGCGGCCTGCGTGAGGGCATGCGCCCCGGCCAGCCGATCCTGATCAGCGACCACCTCAACCTCACCGCCGCCTCCCCCATCGTGGGCGCGAACTTCGTCGACCTCACCGACCTGTACTCCCCCCGGCTCCGCGCCCTGTGCAAGGAGGTCGAGCCGTCCCTGGAGGAAGGCGTCTACGCCCAGTTCCCCGGACCTCACTACGAGACGCCCGCCGAGATCCGGATGGCTCGTGTGATCGGCGCCGACCTGGTGGGCATGTCGACGGTCCTGGAAGCCATCGCGGCCCGTGAGGCCGGAGCGGAGGTGCTGGGGATCTCCCTGGTGACCAACCTCGCCGCCGGCATGACCGGGGAACCCCTCGACCACGAGGAGGTCCTCCAGGCCGGACGGGACTCCGCGACCCGCATGGGCGAGCTGCTGACCCGGGTACTGGGTCGGCTGTAG
- a CDS encoding gamma-glutamylcyclotransferase: MSLHAAYAGNLDARLMSRRAPHSPLRATGWLDGWRLTFGGEQMGWEGALATLVEDPLSQTFVALYDVAPMDEDSLDRWEGVGLGVYRRTRVRAHTLDGDIGAWAYVLNAYEGGLPSARYLGELADAAESAGAPHDYVMELRKRPC, translated from the coding sequence ATGTCGCTCCATGCCGCCTACGCCGGCAACCTCGACGCGCGGCTGATGTCCCGCCGCGCCCCTCATTCGCCACTCCGCGCCACCGGCTGGCTGGACGGCTGGCGGCTGACCTTCGGCGGCGAGCAGATGGGGTGGGAGGGGGCGCTCGCCACCCTGGTGGAGGACCCGCTCTCCCAGACGTTCGTGGCGCTCTACGACGTCGCCCCGATGGACGAGGACTCCCTGGACCGCTGGGAAGGCGTCGGGCTCGGCGTCTATCGGCGCACCAGGGTGCGCGCCCACACCCTGGACGGCGACATCGGGGCTTGGGCGTACGTCCTGAACGCCTACGAGGGCGGTCTGCCCTCGGCGCGGTACCTGGGTGAACTGGCCGACGCGGCGGAATCCGCCGGGGCACCCCACGACTACGTGATGGAACTGCGCAAACGCCCCTGCTGA
- a CDS encoding NAD(P)H-quinone dehydrogenase translates to MGHVTRIVIIGGGPGGYEAALVGAQLGAEVTVVDRDGLGGASVLTDCVPSKTLIATAEVMTTFESSHEELGIIVADDTPPLEKAARVVGVDLGKVNRRVKRLALAQSHDITAAVTRAGARVVRGRGRLEGMQEVDGSRKVVVRAADGSEETLVADAVLIATGGHPRELPDARPDGERILNWTQVYDLDELPEELIVVGSGVTGAEFAGAYQALGSRVTLVSSRDRVLPGEDPDAAAVLEDVFRRRGMNVMARSRAQSAKRVGDRVEVTLADGRTITGTHCLMAVGAVPNSEGMGLEEAGVRLRDSGHVWTDRVSRTTAPGVYAAGDVTGVFALASVAAMQGRIAMYHFLGDAVTPLDLKAVSSNVFTDPEIATVGYTQADVDAGKIDARVLKLPLLRNPRAKMQGIRDGFVKIFCRPGTGIVAGGVVVAPRASELIHPLSIAVDNNLTVEQIANSFTVYPSLSGSLAEVARQLHTRKSDNGV, encoded by the coding sequence ATGGGGCACGTGACTCGGATCGTGATCATCGGTGGCGGACCCGGCGGATACGAAGCGGCGCTGGTCGGCGCCCAACTCGGCGCGGAGGTGACCGTCGTCGACCGCGACGGCCTCGGCGGGGCGTCGGTGCTGACGGACTGCGTGCCGTCCAAGACCCTCATCGCCACGGCCGAGGTGATGACCACCTTCGAGTCCTCGCACGAGGAACTGGGCATCATCGTCGCCGACGACACCCCACCGCTGGAGAAGGCCGCCCGGGTGGTGGGCGTGGACCTGGGGAAGGTGAACCGCCGTGTGAAGCGGCTGGCCCTCGCGCAGTCGCACGACATCACGGCCGCGGTCACCAGGGCAGGGGCCCGGGTCGTGCGCGGTCGCGGTCGGCTGGAGGGGATGCAGGAGGTCGACGGCTCCCGGAAGGTCGTGGTGCGTGCCGCCGACGGGAGCGAGGAGACGCTGGTCGCGGACGCGGTCCTGATCGCCACCGGCGGTCATCCCAGGGAGCTGCCCGACGCCCGCCCGGACGGCGAGCGCATCCTGAACTGGACCCAGGTCTACGACCTCGACGAACTGCCCGAGGAACTGATCGTCGTCGGTTCCGGCGTCACCGGCGCCGAGTTCGCCGGCGCCTACCAGGCTCTGGGGTCGCGGGTCACGTTGGTCTCCTCGCGTGACCGGGTGCTCCCGGGCGAGGACCCGGACGCCGCGGCGGTACTGGAGGACGTGTTCCGGCGTCGGGGCATGAACGTGATGGCGCGTTCGCGCGCACAGTCGGCCAAGCGCGTCGGCGACAGGGTGGAGGTCACCCTCGCCGACGGCCGGACCATCACGGGCACGCACTGCCTGATGGCGGTCGGCGCCGTGCCGAACTCCGAGGGCATGGGCCTGGAGGAGGCCGGGGTCAGGCTGCGCGACTCCGGGCACGTCTGGACCGACCGGGTCTCGCGGACCACGGCCCCCGGCGTCTACGCGGCCGGCGACGTCACCGGTGTCTTCGCGCTGGCCTCGGTGGCCGCCATGCAGGGGCGGATCGCCATGTACCACTTCCTCGGCGACGCGGTGACCCCGCTGGACCTCAAGGCGGTCTCCTCGAACGTCTTCACGGACCCGGAGATAGCGACGGTGGGGTACACCCAGGCGGACGTGGACGCGGGGAAGATCGACGCCCGGGTACTGAAGCTGCCGCTGCTCCGCAACCCGCGCGCGAAGATGCAGGGGATCCGCGACGGCTTCGTCAAGATCTTCTGTCGGCCGGGCACCGGGATCGTGGCGGGCGGTGTGGTGGTGGCGCCTCGTGCCTCGGAGTTGATCCATCCCCTCTCCATCGCGGTCGACAACAACCTGACGGTCGAGCAGATCGCGAACAGCTTCACCGTCTATCCGTCGCTTTCCGGCTCCCTGGCCGAGGTGGCGCGCCAGCTCCACACCCGCAAGTCCGACAACGGGGTGTAG
- a CDS encoding DeoR/GlpR family DNA-binding transcription regulator — protein MVRANGAVSLRELARVVQTSEVTVRRDVRALEAEGLLDRRHGGAVLPGGFTRESGFPQKSHVATAEKTAIADLAAGFVREGEAVVVGAGTTTQELARRLARVPGLTVVTNSLLVAQALAHANRVEVVMTGGTLRGSNYALVGSGAEQSLHGLRVSRAFLSGSGLTAERGLSTSNMLSASVDRALVHAAAEVVVLADHTKLGTDTMFQTVETEVITRLVTDEPPAHAERAAAELQALADQGVQVSVAGNPGGAEGASAGAAAARRSARREVALPGPRRQGAGARAQAGVPGEPGVGVDQRPRVADLRRR, from the coding sequence ATGGTGCGAGCCAACGGAGCGGTCTCGCTCCGGGAACTCGCCCGCGTCGTCCAGACCTCCGAAGTGACCGTACGGCGGGACGTGCGCGCTCTGGAGGCAGAAGGGCTCCTCGATCGTCGCCACGGGGGCGCGGTCCTGCCGGGCGGCTTCACGCGGGAGTCCGGCTTCCCGCAGAAGTCCCATGTCGCCACAGCCGAGAAGACGGCCATCGCCGACCTCGCCGCGGGCTTCGTCCGAGAGGGCGAGGCCGTCGTGGTGGGCGCGGGCACCACCACCCAGGAGCTGGCCCGCCGCCTCGCCCGGGTGCCCGGACTGACCGTGGTGACCAATTCGTTGCTGGTCGCCCAGGCCTTGGCGCACGCCAACCGGGTGGAGGTCGTCATGACCGGCGGGACGCTCCGCGGCTCGAACTACGCGCTGGTCGGCAGCGGTGCCGAACAGTCCCTCCATGGGCTGCGGGTCTCGCGGGCCTTCCTCTCCGGGAGCGGACTGACCGCCGAGCGCGGGCTGTCCACCTCCAACATGCTGTCGGCCTCGGTCGACCGCGCGTTGGTCCATGCCGCCGCCGAGGTCGTCGTCCTGGCCGATCACACCAAGCTCGGGACGGACACGATGTTCCAGACCGTCGAGACCGAGGTGATCACTCGGCTGGTCACGGACGAGCCGCCCGCCCACGCCGAGCGCGCCGCCGCGGAGTTGCAGGCCCTCGCCGACCAGGGCGTTCAGGTCTCCGTCGCCGGGAACCCGGGCGGTGCGGAGGGCGCGTCGGCAGGTGCGGCGGCCGCGCGCCGGTCCGCGCGTCGGGAGGTCGCCCTGCCGGGGCCGCGCCGGCAGGGCGCCGGTGCGCGAGCGCAGGCCGGGGTGCCGGGGGAACCGGGCGTCGGTGTGGATCAGCGCCCGCGCGTGGCGGACCTGCGTCGGCGCTGA